The nucleotide sequence TTTCGACATCGTATTCGTGTCCCATAACACCCTCTTTCATGATAATAACATAGTCTGCAGAATTCTTAAGCCCGATGGACATCCCTGGTTCAGCGCCGAACAGGATGGTCTCCTTGCCATGTTCGTTGGCCTTGTTCAGCAATGGTTTGAAATCAGCATCTCTGGTAACCAGTGCAATGGTATCGATAACAGGATTAAATACCATTTCCATTCCTTCAACGGAAAGCCTGACATCCACATCACTGCTGCAGATGATAGGTTCCAGTCCCTGTGTCTCAATGGCTTCGACCAATTTATCTGATGCATACTGGTTCAGGAATACCCTGCCTATCTTTATTGTCCCATAATCCTTGAGCACATCCCGTATGCCTTCAAGATTTATCTGGAACTCCTTGCGCAGCATATTGGGGCCATCCACAAGCAGGGCAATTTTTCTTCTCCCCTTCTCCTGTTTTGAACCAAGATAATTACGAATTGCTCCAAAACCGCTTTTCATAGGTTTCATTTTCGTTCCTCTTATAACCTAATGTAACACAGGGCACTCAATAAACTATACCGGACACTATAATAAAAACACTGGTAAGTAAAGAACTTTACTATTCGGTTCTAATGCTTGATCAGGTCAAACACCCAGCGGCTTACCCCGGGTGCCACGTTCCCGCACTGACGATGGAACTCTACTTCCAGGTCGTTTTGTCCGTACTCTTCCACCAGACCCGGAATCTCGTGCGGCTTTTTGAAGGTATAGAAATGTATGATGCCGCCCTTTTTTACCATCCCCGCAACATCCCATAAAAAGGGGTCCATTCCATAGGGTGCAGGAATTATGGCCCTGTCATATCCTGGTTTGAGCAATCGCGGGATACTCTGTGCATCACCCAGGATTACGGATATGTATTCCTCTACGTGGTTCAACCTCACATTGTAGGCCAGCCACTGGCAAGCCATTGGATTGCTGTCCACTGCTGTGACCCTGGCCCCCCGGACTGCTGCCGGAATGACAAAAGGACCCACACCGCTAAAGGGTACCAGCACATGCTCATCGTTTCTCACTTTGGATGCAATCCGGAACCTCTCATATGCAAGGTGAGTATTGAAGAACACTGTCCTTACATCCATGCGGTAACGATGCCCGTATTCCCTGTGCAGAGTAATAGTCTCGCTGCCATAAAGTGTTTCGTAACCGCCAACCCGTGCATCTCCATCCAGCATGGCTACCTTATTCAACACGGTCCTGATATTCTTGCGTTGCTCAGTTATTGTTTTTGCAATGACATGTTTGTATTTCTGCAATTGATACGGGATGACGATGACAGCCACATCTCCTATTACCTCATACCTGTTGGGAACCAGATGTAATAGTGATTCAGGAACTGCTCCTTTCTCCCGGATTTTATCCCTGAGCATCATATCAGACATATCCGTATCCTGGCAATATATAACGTGCTCATTCGTTGTCTCATCCAAATGATTTAATTATTATAAAGCATTGGGAAGGACGATGAAAATATCTGATGAAATACGCAAAGAGCTGAAATTTGATGATAAAGGACTTATTACCGCAATAGCCCAGGACTACCAGACCGGCGAGATATTGATGCTGGCCTTCATGAACCTTGAAGCCCTGGAAAAAACTGTGGATACCGGCAAGGCACATTACTACAGTCGAAGCCGGGGTAAACAATGGCTAAAGGGTGAGAGTTCGGGACATTTCCAGGTAGTACATGAAATGTACATTGATTGCGATGCCGATGCTGTGTTAATGAAAGTGGAGCAATTAGGTGGCGGAGCTTGCCATACCGGATACCGGTCGTGTTTCTACCGTACACTTGACGGTGACGTGGTAAGCGATAAGGTATTCAATCCTGAGGATGTATATTGAATGCAATCCAGCACACTATTATGACACATGGTCGGTCATGTATTATAGTGGTGTAAATATTACTAATG is from ANME-2 cluster archaeon and encodes:
- a CDS encoding TIGR00288 family NYN domain-containing protein → MKPMKSGFGAIRNYLGSKQEKGRRKIALLVDGPNMLRKEFQINLEGIRDVLKDYGTIKIGRVFLNQYASDKLVEAIETQGLEPIICSSDVDVRLSVEGMEMVFNPVIDTIALVTRDADFKPLLNKANEHGKETILFGAEPGMSIGLKNSADYVIIMKEGVMGHEYDVETREGDGSGEKGEPDLFSTEISP
- a CDS encoding RsmD family RNA methyltransferase, which codes for MSDMMLRDKIREKGAVPESLLHLVPNRYEVIGDVAVIVIPYQLQKYKHVIAKTITEQRKNIRTVLNKVAMLDGDARVGGYETLYGSETITLHREYGHRYRMDVRTVFFNTHLAYERFRIASKVRNDEHVLVPFSGVGPFVIPAAVRGARVTAVDSNPMACQWLAYNVRLNHVEEYISVILGDAQSIPRLLKPGYDRAIIPAPYGMDPFLWDVAGMVKKGGIIHFYTFKKPHEIPGLVEEYGQNDLEVEFHRQCGNVAPGVSRWVFDLIKH
- the hisI gene encoding phosphoribosyl-AMP cyclohydrolase yields the protein MKISDEIRKELKFDDKGLITAIAQDYQTGEILMLAFMNLEALEKTVDTGKAHYYSRSRGKQWLKGESSGHFQVVHEMYIDCDADAVLMKVEQLGGGACHTGYRSCFYRTLDGDVVSDKVFNPEDVY